tttaacctgaagtgtaacaaacggacggacgaacaaacagacGAATAAACGAACGGAtgaacgcacagaccagaaaacataatgcccctctactattgtaggtggggcataaaaatgcagGATATAGTACAtatgttattatttcattataacgaaaattattatatttgatatttttaccaCAGTTGTTGAATACTTGTGGTTATATTTCAGCTACCTCAAATAgaaattatatgaataaataaaacttaagtACAAGATTTAGACATGTGTTGAAAGGAAAATCCTAGAAAATCATTAGGTAAACAACAGACTTTCcaagaaaaattatcattcagAGCAGATTGAAATActttgtttaattatatatcacatttttttatattttggcaCATTGTTGTCCACAAGGACTATTGATCTTTTTTCTTTgactgacatattttttttatatttaaatcaaatttcataaaatgccttttacagataaattttctaaaaaattacAATGATAACTCTCATAGAGGAGACATTTTCGTAACATATAGAAATCAGGATTACACATGTACAACACATGTTCTTCTATTTTCAAACATCCATGCCACATAATACACACTTTCTCACTACATTTCTAAATAAAGCTTACATACTAAGTGTACTACCTGTTCTTATGAATGTTTCTTTCTCTTGTTCCCGTCGAAATTGTTCTAATAAATAAGTCGGAAGTCTAAATAAACATACAGGGTAACTACGCTGGTTAAGTGGCGGATTGGGTGATATACAGTGCCACATACCAGTATGTATATTGTAAGCTCTTACACAATGGAAAGTACCTTCCATGTCTAAATCCCCAACAACCAATATTTCTTCTCCATCATAGAGAGCCCCATAAACCTGTGATGAGTCGGACATTGTACAAAGCCCTGTTCCACGAGTAGGTAACTGTGCCCAATAGTCATTTCTAGTAGAGTATAATTCTGTTCCACAGAATTTTATATTGTGTCCCCCATGCATTGCACTTGGACATTCAATCCTTCTAAAACCACCTAATACATAAATATCTTTACCCACAGCTACTGCCCGAGCATCACATCTCTTTTCCCTCATCGGTGAAACTGAGGTCCAAGTTTCTGTACGAGTGTCAAAGCATTCTACAGCTTCAAACAACTTTCCCACGGCTCCACCTGCCATTACATagatttttttgtcaacatTGCAATACGATGACCACACCCTTTTGAGATTCATGTCGGGCAGTGCTGACCACTTGTtggtatatatgttatagaCTTCCATAGATGTCAATGGCTCTGTCATGTCATTGCTCCCTCCTATGGCATAAATGTTGTGATCGATAGCCAACAGTCCAAAGCCAACACGGCCATGATTCATTCTAGGAATTTCACACCATTTATTGACCAAGGGATCATACTTTTCACAAGTGTTTAGAATTACACAGTTCTGATCTCGTCCCCCACAAGCATAAAGACATCCTCCTATAAGAAATCATAAACAACTAGGttgtatataaagaaaaatttaaTGCATATCTCTCAGCATTTTCTGGTTTGTAATATACATAGGAGAAGATGACCTGGGATAACTTTTGTATTGTGTTCAGTAATGAGTATAAAAGATTGATACCTATTTTGATACTAGCAACCTAATCTAGTGGAAAGTGTAATATACTGATTCCTTGAAAATGAACCTTTAGTGACAATGTTACAGAAATATTTACAGTATAGTATGTATGCTATTGCATTTTACAAGCAGTTTCCCTTCAGTATCCTTatcatactacatgtactaaagaACATATGTCaatcttttaaatatgttcCGTACACAAATTTGTGTTACAGTTCTATTAATTTACTCTTGTGTTTTAAactgtatataaataaatgtgtaacatgtgtaagtatttaattatctccccttaccaACATCTACTACGCCATGGCCTGTCCTTCTCCCAATCAAACTTGGAAGATCTATCCAAACGCCTTCTCCTTTGTTGTCCAAGAACACCGGTAAAAGACATCTAACACAGGATTTAATTTCTACATCTTCTTGTTttctgaaataacaaaaaacaaatgtatatggACATGACTGCCATTACAAGCTGAGCATGtgctaaaatatttaaaatgcaatTCTGTGGAAAAGTTTCATTTCCTTCACAATAACAGATATGTAGTTTCCAGTTTAAAAATTtctgattaaattattttattactgtAGGTTTTCCCTATCTAacaaaaaaatttcagaaaaaaattaaatatttttctttctttacaaatttcatttatgACCTTTATTAGTTAAGTTTCATTATCACATGGtacaaaaatctttcaaaaaaaatcaatacgtgttggccccagattacttttaaaatgtatatatcattcaaattgctccaaattatctccctttggtgcaaatatgtcatttttcggcattaagattgaaatatcttttttaactcatcagtgacttttattttctattattttttcaaataagctgtatttaaactaaactattgtacaatttaagcaatttctgtaatttagttctttttttatttcgttatAACGTCTGTTTATTCTATTagatcaacagaaaaaaagtacctTTACCAAACTGTATGCTTCTTTTGGATGTAGATtatgagcgtaaatgaacggtgaccccatttttttaacttaatttttcTAGTAAGTATAAGATatagttcatttatagaaaatatagcGAAAAacctatattttaaaaaaaatattgatttagaCCCGTGAGCCCCTTAAACTCCTTTATTGTGTTAGGTACGAATGTAACGGCAATTTGCCTACATTGAGTGAATGCCCTTAATTCTAGCACTGATTAACTGTTAAAATCAATTGCCAAAATTTGCCTTAAAATTACCTAAAATAATATCAagtaataattatattcattttcatgCAGCTGCATACAGTAAAAATACTACCatctgggactattatactattAATATAATAGTCCCAGCTACCGTATTATGGATCCCTGATTAAAAGGGTAGACAAggattaaggtggtacccaacactttcactaaaattaatttggctcgtttaattttcataaaattttaacaaaatatttactttgaccctttgacaaaaacataaaaaattcaaaaaaatttaaccaaccgttttgtcagaaaaaatacactggttatatagcagtttgacatacacttattttgattattgagAAGCATAATATTCCCTTAagacacaatgtaattaaaacgtttagctgattttacagagttatctccctgtagtgttaggtagcACCTTAATTGAGTCAACATATACAGGGCAATCCTGTCTACCCTGTTATACTGTTATTCTGTCCTACCAGTTTAATCTGTCTACCTATTCATCACAGTCAACACAATCAACCTTCCCGGTCAACCATTCAAATTGGGTCAACCCTTGCAACCAGAAGAACCAGCTCAATGTTTACATGGTGACTAACCACTTGTATGTTTACTTACATAGAAATAGGACCTTCCCCTCCAGCAGCCAAAATGACATCAGTAAATCCCCGACAACGTTCATCCTCCTCTTTCCTTTCTGGACTTAGATCATGTGTACTTTTAAGACAAGCATAAAACTCTGGATCAGCAGGACAATTTCTTTGAAGGTATGGTCTACTAGTATTTAACTGTTTCACTCTTATACAATCCCTGATTATCCCTTTTGAATCTTCTTTCCTGCTAGTCTCATCAAATTTATTCCATCTAAGAATGCTGTTAAATATATCCTCCTCAGACCTTACATTCAAGGTATCCCTTTTGAGAATCTCCCTCAAATCTTTGGTTTGTAGTCGTAAGAATTCTTCACAGTGACTGATATCTCTATggaaacacaataaaaaaccaTTGGTCTTGAATTTTTGTTCATTCTAAATGTTAAAATGCAATCAcacataacatgtataacaaaaataaaatattgctgTTAATAGAGgaatagaaatattaaaaagattcaAACATTTACAAGATTTTGCATACAACTTGGGCATTGGAATTAAAATTTGCTAATATACAATGTagtaaattttaattgtttaaatcaCTTACTATGACTAAAACTTacattatcaatgtttattataaaatgaatgGAGGCAATATTGGTGAAGAAAACATCATCAAGATTAAATATGCATTATACCAAATTAATAGTCTACTAGTTTTTCTTTTAAGTCTGTATACTGatgcaataaaattttaattttaatcataaacaaAGTCTTGGGTCAACAAATTAGAATCataagggagcaaccatttaatttcaaaagaaaagggGCTTAAGGTCGCCTACTTTAGTTGGATATACAAATTATATTGATAAcccaatatttttaaaaatatttaatcaataaGCATTCAGCAAATAAGTGTTTtcctcatatttttttttttaaagtgaacaAACATGTATTACCACAATTATGTTGAATTAATAATCATTcaaatcatttttctttttacctgAAGTGTTCATCCAAGTAACTGGAAGCTTTGTGATGTACCCATGGACAGGCATACAGTGCTGAAAATTCTCTTATACCAATGCAATTCTGTGGAGTGATACACTGTTCTATATATTCACAACATAGTGCCTTTAAATCAATCAGTAGAAGTAGATCTGATGCTTGTAATATATCTTGTATGTTCTCATCACACAAACTGATGTTTGAAGTGTAAATATAGTCTAGAATCGTACCAAACGTGTCCTCACCAATACCTAGAGATGTTAAATCGACAACTGACGGGTCTGTAGTGTGACTGTGAGTATGTGTAGAGTCATCATAATTAAAGACCAATCTGAAACAAACAAGAAAGCTCATTTTATATGTGACAATTTAGTTTGGACTGAAACCAGTAATTCTAAAAAATATCTTTAGCTAGAACGATAAAAGTCTTTCCAACTCTATTCAATGAGCTTTAGTAAACTGCTTATGTATTCATGTATTTTGTACCATATCCATACAATGTTGGTTCCATTTCTATgtgtattaatattaataaattatgaTCTGACAAAAGTATTGGTTTATATATGTTTAGGACCATACAGGTATTTACGCTGTGTTagagacccattggtggcctttagCTGTTTGTTACCTGCTaattggtcgggttgttgtctttttgacataattcccatttccattttcaattttattccttAACAGACACTCCTGGTACACTGAACAAATGCTAAACCAAAATCAGTGCAATCTATGTTAAATATCGTAGTGTAGGGGTATTTAAAATCCTGACTATCgaagaaaaaggaaaaagataaaaaaagttaaatatttccTTAATATTGGTTTATTTGTTGCCTTGCTGTTGCTATCTCTTGAGTACAATTATTGCACCATTTATCCTGTTGAGAGTTTCGTCAGTACTGTAAGTTGTAACCACAggtgtatttttaaattatcaataatcaATATGTATGTTCCAGACCCTATGAGTATTTGACTGTATGCttactttaaattttcaaaatattcatacagTCGGAGCATACGTGTGCGGTCTGACTGATATTACAAAGTTGGTCAAGTGTATTGgatacaaatgcatataacATATCAACACAACTTAActctcaaattaatataaaaatgtgcAATGGTCTTTATAtttcaactattttttaaaaattcccGCTTATTGAATCTGTTAATCTCTTGTATTTTGTATGTGATcagaaatacatttatatatgattaaTTGAATTAATATGATGactgaaattgaagatattgtaaaaaaacataatgtggaaggacaattgttttagaatgtttagcaaatttacaaaaaatgcaaatgcaacagtcaggggacttacttaaacaagtgattttctAAATCACTGATTCAAGTAACATTATTTCCATAAAGGTTGGAAGTTaaagttgtctttctttaataatcacTTATTTAAGTAGTACAAATTAATCACTAGATGAAGTGATCAAATTTTGTTTAgctttaaatatagaatactaATGATCCAGGGACTTATTATGTTTCTAAACTTATCAGAACCAACATCTGTGTTGTCTAGGATGACCAGGTCATTTCAGTTGATGACCTTGTACTGAATCTaggataatgacataaaaatcacttgtttaagtatcaGACTTCAATTTCCTTACCAAAAATCACTTCTTTAAGTATCATTCTTTTAATAACCCCCACTAATTTCAACACCCGCGAACAGTGGAATTTTTATAGCGaacagtagaattttattacataatctgaaagatgaaaccttggacttcacaggaaaaatactcccactgctgtgaaattttttttaagaaagtatcagttcattatgtaaagccattattatagcatttttcaattaaaatagaattttcaTCAAAATGATAGCATCAAAGGCATAAATAAACCTTGCTACTTAAGAAAAgcaaaaagttcatatttttttttattttactaattaaaagatattatttaaacctgtgtgtttaaaattttgaaaaaactacaaaatcccAATTTGTGACAAAAGCTCAAATTTGCTactcaaataacaaaatgataagtaaaatcacttatttcagtaagtcccctgactggcaaaggaacatgcatgaactgcaaaaatgtaaatgtaaaaatattatgttacTTGTGAGAGGGAGAACAAAAATAGGATATAGATATACAATTAAACcaatatttcaattgttcgtttGTTCATCTACtagttattttaataataataatttgtaaaaccaaaaaaaaagattgtgaCGAATGTTTGTTCAAATTTATCCGATATGATCCAATAACATGCATGGTCAGCTTGTACTGAACCATAGGGGTATACTCATACGGTCAAACCGTACTGGTATGGTTGGAACGTACAAGAATATGTATACATTCCATACACATACAGTCCAAAACTCATCATTTGCTCATATGTTCtgaaacatgtatatttatattttattgattattcaaaaaagtatttgattcAGCTGATTGTCATGATTGTCTGTTTGTTGTGCAAGCATgacaagatttttattttaccaaattagaGGATCTGGTACATGTGTCTATGTAAATAATTAGATGTGGTATCattcaatgagaaaactatccaccaaagttgaAATGAAGTGGCTGTATTAAAGTCAGCcaaacagccttcaacaatgtatGTTGAAGTATAGCaatgctttttttgttttaaaatcaattttttttaaatgagccatttaagaggagataactcttttagtacaaaatttatacaggGCCAATAgggatttttgttatttttacttgtacatgtagcaagaaaacaagttaggtgacaccatgttttctttttattttcttaaaacatattatggaacctttcttctcacaatttatttcaaaattctatctcatagaattttttttaagcacacttaatatgtgttttttcatgaacaaactaaccaaattttggcaattttcaacgactcaaagatcgaaaaatagcacggtgacccatactttttattaaatttttgaaaagagcatagtaaaatcttcattttggcaaattataaaaaaataatttaattctgtctcaaaaaatgtatacttatgatctaccttaatGCAAGGAAATGTTTTTGCACATGCAATGACATGCATCATTTTCATCTTATCTTAATGACTTCCTAAATGAAGATGTGTGTTCGTTTAttcggaaaaaaatatattttagattcCGGTTAATCAATTGGAAAAGGACATTTATACATTTAGTAttagaaaagtatttttttttggcccttattcctaaacagttaacatggttaaggcCATAACCCCAATataaatcccaaccttcctttttaggtatggaaacttgtggtacaatttcagaaagatccatacccttacacacaagttattgtccggaaactaaTTAAGTGTCTTTGGAAGACGCAGCCGACGATAATGTAAAACCAATATATACGACCCCAAAATATATCCTTGTCTCATGGGTATTTGTGCTGTTAAAATGCGTAGTGGCGTCACACTCCATTGAAAaagcatacatatatatacaatgtatactgTAACATGTAGTACAAAGTCATATGACATCCAAAGCGTAGGATCTGACCATATATtgtatatcatgtttatgtaatatatatgtgtttctcgttttgtttatatagattagaccgttggttttcccgtttgaatggttttacactagtaattttgaggccctttatagcttgttgttcggtgtgagccaaggctctgtgttgaaggccatactttaacctataatggtttactttttaaattgttacttggatggagagttgtctcattggcactcaaaccacatcttcctatatctatattcaATAAATTTAGTATGGGTGCCAATTAACCAGGTGTCAATTTGACTTTACCAGTCCTGATTTGACTAAAATTCAGGAGTCAATTTcactaaaatcatgaaaatactTAGGACTAAGATTTATTGCAAGTATTtgggttgggatcctgctaacatgtttaaccctgccacataaaatatgtttgaggctgtcccaagtcaggagcctgttaattcagtggttgtcatttgtttatgtgttactgtacatatttgtttttcattcatttttttacataaataaggccgttaggtttctcgtttgaattgttttacattgtcttatcagggccttttatagccgactatgtggtatgggctttgcttgttgttgaaggctgtacggtgacctatagttgttaatgtgtgtcattttggtcttttgtgaatagttgtctcatttgcaatcataccacatcttcttttttatattaattgttcATAACTGCAAAAATGAACTGAAGATCaatctttttcaaatgatttttgagAAACCAATCCAGGCTGACAATGGTATTTATATGACTTGTTCCTAACTGTCATCTATATTGTACTATAGCTTGTTTAACTGACATGACTGCATGAAGACTAGTGAAGTGACTACACAAGTATGCATAAGAGGAGTTGTTAAAAGACGACTCACATCCAATTATATTCCTGTGTGTTTTGTAAGTAGAAGACAAATGCTTAGCTATACTAAGGAATTATGTTTGGGAGAATACAGATTAATACAAAATAGTAGAGTAATAGTACCGAAAATAGTGACTTGCTGCAGCAAGAACATTTTTTTGGACAGGTATTTTTGAACCATTTAAAACAACAGTGCCATCACAAAAGCGTAGTAgctttctattttcatttaaagcAGATAAAATTTTCTTTGCATGACGGTCAGTTGAAAAGCTTTGTGGAGAAGTCGTCGAAGTTCCAGCTTCGACATCCATCTCAGCTGTTACAGTACAAAACTGGTTTCATAATATTAGAGACTATTGACCTTCTACGACAATCCGCTTTTGATCAACCGAAAACcagttttcgattttttttacagtaaagtGGTGATCCTcttattttaccaaatattttttacattttagattttaaggTACCGTAGTTCAGGggtaaagaaacaaaaatgcaGAATTTAATTACACTTTGACAATGAAGATTTTAAtatggtttttttcttcaaataaatgataaaaagtatgggtcccCACGCTTTCTTTCAAGGTATTAAAGAGGCTttcaaaattgccaaaattttcttaaattgtttatgaaaaaatacatttttgtgcATAAAAGAAATCTACGAgacagaattttaaaataaaatatgaaaagataggatttattatatattttaagaaaataaaaaatggtgtCCAaagtaaaacatgaaaatttcctAAAACACGTCcagtatacattttgtactaaaagagttaccTCCCCTCAAATCGggttatttgaaaaatgaattcTAAAACCACAAacatttggtattttttttacacattttttacaatgttttgaATTACTTAGTTTTctttatacaaataaacagtttaaccaataaattgcaaatttacagatttgggcgaacaaatggaagtttttaacgaccttgacttgctatacagcccttgcacggtcggttaACTAtacttattattatatatatgattgtataatccaagatggcggtagtCCCCCGAAATGCTGTCTAAATACCGActgtgcaagggctgtatagccagtcaatgtCGTTAAAATCTTCTATTTGTTGTTACTGTCTATAGGTAAATGCATGGTaacgaccgtgcaagggctgtatagccattCAAGGTTGTTAAAAACTTCCACTTGTTGTACTGTCTACTGGAAgatattttacaaacaattgaaacAACTGACAAGCTTGTATTTTatcaacttttaaataaatgcGAAATTGTGTAAGCTCAAAACAGTCTGAGTATGTATAGTGTAAGAAGAATTTAAGTCGATTTACTTTTTTGGAAGCAAATTGGCaggggattttttttaagaggGGCGAGTTGGTAAAAAAGTGGGTCGATTTGTCCTGCTTTCATATAATCTCATCCCCTTAAAAAATCACCCGCACACTGTAGTCTCCTAAGGCCCgctacagtggcggatccagaaatttcaTAAGTTGGGACCCAGTAACAGCATAAGAGGGGACCCTCTCTGAGCTTGCTCTAGTGATTGTCTATGTAATCAACCAATATTTTTCAAGTAAAAGGGGGGCGTGTTTCttctaaatccgcctctgcacCACGTACATTTTTCcatgaatttgaaaaatacaatatttcatcCTGTTTTACTCTTAATTTGTCCTCTTGTGACTTCTTGATATTTTGTCTCCGTTGACGTTTCTCTAAGGCCATTGTTTTCGT
This is a stretch of genomic DNA from Mytilus trossulus isolate FHL-02 chromosome 6, PNRI_Mtr1.1.1.hap1, whole genome shotgun sequence. It encodes these proteins:
- the LOC134721772 gene encoding gigaxonin-like; protein product: MDVEAGTSTTSPQSFSTDRHAKKILSALNENRKLLRFCDGTVVLNGSKIPVQKNVLAAASHYFRLVFNYDDSTHTHSHTTDPSVVDLTSLGIGEDTFGTILDYIYTSNISLCDENIQDILQASDLLLLIDLKALCCEYIEQCITPQNCIGIREFSALYACPWVHHKASSYLDEHFRDISHCEEFLRLQTKDLREILKRDTLNVRSEEDIFNSILRWNKFDETSRKEDSKGIIRDCIRVKQLNTSRPYLQRNCPADPEFYACLKSTHDLSPERKEEDERCRGFTDVILAAGGEGPISIKQEDVEIKSCVRCLLPVFLDNKGEGVWIDLPSLIGRRTGHGVVDVGGCLYACGGRDQNCVILNTCEKYDPLVNKWCEIPRMNHGRVGFGLLAIDHNIYAIGGSNDMTEPLTSMEVYNIYTNKWSALPDMNLKRVWSSYCNVDKKIYVMAGGAVGKLFEAVECFDTRTETWTSVSPMREKRCDARAVAVGKDIYVLGGFRRIECPSAMHGGHNIKFCGTELYSTRNDYWAQLPTRGTGLCTMSDSSQVYGALYDGEEILVVGDLDMEGTFHCVRAYNIHTGMWHCISPNPPLNQRSYPVCLFRLPTYLLEQFRREQEKETFIRTGSTLSM